Proteins encoded by one window of Streptomyces sp. NBC_01477:
- the cpt gene encoding chloramphenicol phosphotransferase CPT: MIVLNGGSSAGKSSIARSLQAVLPDPWLAFSVDDFVDALPASMTGADGGIGISQDGEVTVGAEFRALEAAWITGIAAMARAGARIVVDEVFLGGADSQQRWLQALAGLRVLWVGVRCEPAVAAAREAARGDRIAGMAALQAESVHQGVVYDLEVDSTHADPTACAQAIAARA; the protein is encoded by the coding sequence GTGATCGTCCTCAACGGCGGCTCCAGCGCGGGCAAGTCCAGCATCGCCCGCAGTCTGCAGGCGGTCCTGCCCGACCCCTGGCTGGCCTTCAGCGTGGACGACTTCGTCGACGCGCTGCCCGCGTCCATGACGGGTGCGGACGGGGGGATCGGCATATCGCAGGACGGCGAGGTGACCGTGGGCGCCGAATTCCGCGCCCTGGAGGCGGCCTGGATCACCGGGATCGCCGCCATGGCCCGCGCGGGCGCCCGGATCGTGGTGGACGAGGTCTTCCTCGGCGGCGCCGACTCCCAGCAGCGCTGGCTGCAGGCCCTGGCCGGCCTGCGCGTCCTGTGGGTCGGCGTCCGCTGCGAGCCCGCGGTCGCCGCGGCCCGCGAGGCCGCACGAGGCGACCGGATCGCCGGAATGGCCGCCCTCCAGGCGGAGTCGGTCCACCAGGGCGTGGTCTACGACCTGGAGGTGGACTCCACGCACGCCGACCCGACCGCGTGCGCACAGGCCATCGCCGCGCGGGCTTAG
- a CDS encoding ABC transporter ATP-binding protein produces MRATTNGTALLRLRKVSRTYGQRRALHPLDLDLEAGRCVALYGQNGSGKSTLLRIAGGRDAPTSGDALFAGRPVSEDDPEVRARVAVVGDTVACYPDLTVREHLELVTVAHAVDDADAWIDQVLADRRLSDHARALPGSLSSGQLQSLLLAAALVRPRDLLILDEPEQRLDPAARRRLADLLVAEKTDGVAVLLATHQPDLAEAVADRMIALDDGQVIADGAPAAVLRELGVRG; encoded by the coding sequence ATGCGCGCGACGACCAACGGCACCGCGCTGCTGCGGCTGCGGAAGGTGAGCCGTACGTACGGCCAGCGCCGCGCCCTGCACCCGCTCGACCTGGACCTCGAAGCCGGCCGGTGCGTCGCCCTCTACGGGCAGAACGGCTCGGGCAAGTCCACGCTGCTCCGGATAGCCGGCGGCCGGGACGCCCCCACCAGCGGCGACGCGCTCTTCGCCGGGCGCCCGGTGAGCGAGGACGACCCGGAGGTGCGGGCCAGGGTCGCGGTCGTCGGCGACACCGTCGCCTGCTACCCGGACCTGACCGTCCGCGAGCACCTGGAGCTGGTCACCGTCGCGCACGCCGTTGACGACGCCGACGCCTGGATCGACCAGGTGCTCGCCGACCGCCGGCTGTCCGACCACGCGCGCGCCCTGCCGGGTTCGCTCTCCTCCGGCCAGCTCCAGTCGCTGCTGCTGGCGGCGGCCCTCGTACGACCCCGGGACCTGCTCATCCTCGACGAGCCCGAGCAGCGCCTCGACCCGGCCGCCAGGCGCCGCCTCGCCGACCTGCTCGTCGCGGAGAAGACGGACGGCGTCGCGGTCCTGCTGGCCACCCACCAGCCCGACCTGGCGGAGGCGGTCGCCGACCGGATGATCGCGCTGGACGATGGCCAGGTCATCGCGGACGGGGCGCCCGCGGCGGTGCTGCGCGAGCTGGGTGTACGCGGATGA
- a CDS encoding MarR family winged helix-turn-helix transcriptional regulator, with protein MNDEVNTDRIAAALFGSVSLLVRRIRQVPTGGGLTMPERQALSQLDRGGPATSSELARQAQITAQAMGTTLGALQARGLVGRRQDPEDGRRVILTVTDAGRQELSDKRNARTELLSRVLTGTFTPAELEQLAAAAPLLERLAQKI; from the coding sequence ATGAACGATGAAGTGAACACCGACAGGATCGCCGCGGCCCTGTTCGGGAGCGTCAGCCTGCTGGTGCGGCGGATCCGCCAGGTCCCGACCGGGGGCGGGCTCACCATGCCCGAGCGGCAGGCACTGTCGCAGCTGGACCGCGGCGGCCCCGCCACCTCCTCGGAGCTGGCCCGGCAGGCGCAGATCACCGCGCAGGCGATGGGGACCACCCTCGGCGCCCTGCAAGCGCGCGGCCTGGTCGGACGGCGTCAGGACCCGGAGGACGGCAGGCGGGTGATCCTGACCGTGACCGACGCCGGCCGGCAGGAGCTGAGCGACAAGCGCAACGCCAGGACAGAACTGCTCTCCCGGGTCCTCACCGGCACGTTCACCCCCGCCGAGCTGGAACAGCTCGCGGCGGCGGCACCGCTGCTGGAGCGGCTGGCCCAGAAGATCTGA
- a CDS encoding N-acetylmuramoyl-L-alanine amidase — protein MRTRRVWGAALAAALGVSGMVGLQQVAQGAPVGGVRAAGPVASSVQTVGLAVGGDGGAVLGRRGTKPFSTVGVSWRDPKAAAPGRVEVRTRDAGTGVWSGWRQLDATEQEGDLGAGARGATDPLWVGPSDGVQVRVGKGAAALPAGLRVDMVGDDPTAAPQGAVAPRDTPRPPGSGPVSSVPQPSIVSRAGWGADESISPEDPVYMTDVHGVFVHHTDTAVDYDCADSASIVRGIYVFHVQSNGWKDIGYNFLVDKCGTIFEGRKGGVDQPVEGAHTAGWNQDTTGIAVLGNYTSAGASTAALTSVARVAAWKLGQYGVDPSSTVSLSTQTTQTSGTGRSFTAGQSYPFPAVSAHRDGVSTECPGDKLYAQLDTIRGWAAGPVAGLAVSSVGGAAYQDGGTYHTTGPVTVNWTASTPTSLISGFKVLVDGTAAASVAGTARSATVTLPVGTHSVAVQGVHQSGKLATTAATTVVADAAPPATTFHPLTPARLMDTRSGKGVPAGAVGPGGVVSLPVTGGTTGVPASGVTAVVLNVTATGPTSSSFLSVYPDGTARTSASNLNFVAGQTIPNLVVVPVVNGKVDFYNHAGSVNVLADVTGYYTADTTGSTYRTLSPARLMDTRSGKGVPAGAVGPGGVVSLPVTGGTTGVPASGVTAVVLNVTATGPTSSSFVSVYPDGTARTSASNLNFVAGQTIPNLVVVPVVNGKVDFYNHAGSVNLIADISGYYTSAPIGAKYSNLGPRRLMDTRSGIGVRAGKVGVGGLVTLPVTGASGVPASGVTAVVLNVTATGPTSSSFVSVYPDGTPRTTASNLNFVAGQTIPNLVVVPVVNGKVDFWNAYGSVDLIADIMGYYVS, from the coding sequence GTGAGAACACGTCGGGTCTGGGGAGCGGCGCTTGCGGCCGCGTTGGGCGTGTCGGGGATGGTGGGACTCCAGCAGGTGGCGCAAGGGGCGCCGGTCGGCGGGGTGCGGGCGGCCGGGCCGGTGGCCAGTTCCGTGCAGACGGTCGGGCTGGCCGTCGGCGGTGACGGCGGCGCGGTGCTCGGCAGGCGCGGCACGAAGCCGTTCAGCACGGTCGGCGTGTCGTGGCGGGACCCGAAGGCCGCGGCGCCCGGGCGGGTCGAGGTGCGGACCAGGGACGCCGGGACCGGCGTCTGGTCGGGGTGGCGTCAGCTGGACGCGACCGAGCAGGAGGGCGACCTGGGGGCCGGGGCGCGCGGCGCCACCGACCCGCTGTGGGTCGGCCCGTCCGACGGCGTACAGGTGCGGGTCGGCAAGGGCGCGGCGGCGCTGCCCGCGGGGCTGCGGGTCGACATGGTCGGCGACGACCCGACCGCCGCGCCGCAGGGCGCCGTCGCGCCGCGGGACACCCCGCGCCCGCCGGGCAGCGGGCCGGTCTCCTCCGTGCCGCAGCCGTCGATCGTCAGCCGGGCCGGCTGGGGCGCTGACGAGTCCATCAGCCCCGAGGACCCGGTCTACATGACCGACGTGCACGGCGTCTTCGTCCACCACACCGACACCGCCGTCGACTACGACTGCGCCGACTCGGCGTCGATCGTCCGCGGCATCTACGTCTTCCACGTGCAGTCGAACGGCTGGAAGGACATCGGCTACAACTTCCTGGTCGACAAGTGCGGCACGATCTTCGAGGGCCGCAAGGGCGGGGTGGACCAGCCGGTCGAGGGCGCGCACACCGCCGGGTGGAACCAGGACACCACCGGCATCGCCGTACTCGGCAACTACACGTCCGCCGGCGCCAGTACCGCCGCGCTGACCTCGGTCGCCCGGGTGGCCGCGTGGAAGCTCGGGCAGTACGGGGTCGACCCGTCGAGCACGGTGTCGCTGTCCACCCAGACCACCCAGACCAGTGGCACCGGCCGGTCCTTCACGGCCGGGCAGTCGTACCCCTTCCCGGCCGTCTCGGCGCACCGCGACGGCGTGAGCACCGAGTGCCCGGGCGACAAGCTCTACGCGCAGCTCGACACGATCCGCGGCTGGGCCGCGGGGCCGGTCGCCGGCCTGGCCGTCAGCTCGGTGGGCGGCGCGGCCTACCAGGACGGCGGGACCTATCACACCACCGGTCCCGTCACGGTCAACTGGACGGCGTCGACGCCCACTTCGCTGATCTCGGGCTTCAAGGTCCTGGTCGACGGCACCGCCGCCGCCAGCGTCGCGGGCACCGCGAGGTCCGCCACCGTCACGCTCCCGGTGGGTACGCACTCCGTCGCCGTCCAGGGCGTCCACCAGTCGGGCAAGCTCGCCACCACCGCGGCGACCACGGTCGTCGCCGACGCGGCGCCGCCCGCGACCACCTTCCACCCGCTGACGCCGGCCCGGCTGATGGACACCCGCAGCGGCAAGGGCGTGCCCGCGGGCGCGGTCGGGCCTGGCGGTGTGGTGAGCCTGCCGGTCACCGGCGGGACCACCGGGGTGCCGGCCAGCGGGGTGACCGCGGTGGTGCTGAACGTGACCGCGACCGGTCCGACGTCGTCCAGCTTCCTGTCGGTCTACCCGGACGGTACGGCCCGTACGAGCGCGTCGAACCTGAACTTCGTGGCGGGTCAGACGATCCCGAACCTGGTGGTCGTGCCGGTCGTCAACGGCAAGGTCGACTTCTACAACCACGCCGGCAGCGTGAACGTCCTCGCGGACGTCACCGGCTACTACACCGCCGACACCACCGGCTCGACCTACCGGACCCTGTCGCCGGCCCGGCTGATGGACACCCGTAGCGGCAAGGGCGTGCCCGCGGGCGCGGTCGGGCCTGGCGGTGTGGTGAGCCTGCCGGTCACCGGCGGGACCACCGGGGTGCCGGCCAGCGGGGTGACCGCGGTGGTGCTGAACGTGACCGCGACCGGTCCGACGTCGTCCAGCTTCGTGTCGGTCTACCCGGACGGTACGGCCCGCACGAGCGCGTCGAACCTGAACTTCGTGGCGGGTCAGACGATCCCGAACCTGGTGGTCGTGCCGGTCGTGAACGGCAAGGTCGACTTCTACAACCACGCCGGCAGCGTGAACCTGATCGCCGACATCTCGGGCTACTACACCTCGGCCCCCATCGGCGCGAAGTACAGCAACCTCGGCCCGCGCCGGCTGATGGACACCCGCAGCGGCATCGGGGTGCGCGCCGGCAAGGTCGGCGTCGGCGGTCTGGTGACCCTGCCGGTCACCGGCGCCAGCGGGGTGCCGGCCAGCGGTGTGACCGCGGTGGTGCTGAACGTGACGGCGACCGGTCCTACGTCGTCCAGCTTCGTGTCGGTCTACCCGGACGGGACACCGCGGACGACCGCGTCGAACCTGAACTTCGTGGCGGGCCAGACGATCCCGAACCTGGTGGTCGTGCCGGTCGTGAACGGCAAGGTCGACTTCTGGAACGCCTACGGCAGCGTCGATCTGATCGCCGACATCATGGGCTACTACGTCAGCTGA
- a CDS encoding MFS transporter — translation MTHAAKRPADDRYKWTALTNTTAAVFMSALDGSIVLIALPAIFRGVHLDPLAPGNIAYLLWMIMGYRLVQAVLVVTVGRLGDMFGRVRIYNAGFAVFTFASVLLSFDPFDGGHGAMWLIGWRVLQAVGGSMLMANSAAILTDAFPKEQRGFALGINQVAALGGMFIGLVAGGLLSAWDWRAVFWVNVPVGVFFTVWAYRTLRETGQRVGGRIDWWGNITFAVGLSAVLIAVTFGLQPYGGHTMGWTNPLVLGMVGGGLTLLAAFVVIENRATAPMIQLSLFRLRAFTFGNLAGLCISIGRGGMQFVLIIWLQGIWLPLHGYDYAATPLWAGIFMLPLTAGFLAAGPVSGYLSDRIGSRGLATGGALLFGASFLGLMLLPIDFSYWVFAVLIALNGIASGMFASPNSSSIMGSVPAHLRGVASGMRATFQNSGTAVSIGVFFSLMIAGLAGSLPHILTSGLQQQGVPAQVAGQVGGLPPVSSLFAAQLGVNPVQHLLQPSGVLARLTAEQRQALTGREFFPNLISGPFHSGLVVVFAFGAVLAVLAAIASALRGSGSAPRRREDSAG, via the coding sequence GTGACGCACGCCGCAAAGCGCCCGGCCGACGACCGCTACAAGTGGACGGCGCTGACCAACACCACCGCCGCCGTCTTCATGTCCGCGCTGGACGGCTCCATCGTGCTGATCGCGCTGCCGGCGATCTTCCGGGGCGTGCACCTGGACCCGCTGGCCCCGGGCAACATCGCCTACCTGCTGTGGATGATCATGGGGTACCGCCTGGTGCAGGCCGTCCTGGTGGTCACCGTGGGCCGGCTGGGCGACATGTTCGGGCGGGTGCGGATCTACAACGCGGGCTTCGCGGTCTTCACCTTCGCCTCGGTCCTGCTGTCCTTCGACCCCTTCGACGGCGGCCACGGAGCGATGTGGCTGATCGGCTGGCGGGTGCTGCAGGCCGTCGGCGGTTCGATGCTGATGGCGAACTCGGCCGCGATCCTGACCGACGCCTTCCCCAAGGAGCAGCGCGGTTTCGCCCTGGGCATCAACCAGGTCGCGGCGCTGGGCGGGATGTTCATCGGCCTGGTCGCCGGCGGGCTGCTGTCCGCGTGGGACTGGCGGGCGGTGTTCTGGGTGAACGTGCCCGTCGGCGTCTTCTTCACCGTCTGGGCCTACCGCACCCTGCGTGAGACCGGGCAGCGCGTCGGCGGCCGGATCGACTGGTGGGGCAACATCACCTTCGCGGTGGGCCTGAGCGCGGTCCTGATCGCGGTCACCTTCGGCCTCCAGCCCTACGGCGGACACACCATGGGCTGGACCAACCCGCTGGTCCTCGGCATGGTCGGCGGCGGCCTCACGCTGCTCGCGGCGTTCGTGGTCATCGAGAACCGGGCCACCGCCCCGATGATCCAGCTCAGCCTGTTCCGGCTGCGTGCCTTCACCTTCGGCAACCTGGCGGGCCTGTGCATCTCGATCGGCCGTGGCGGGATGCAGTTCGTGCTGATCATCTGGTTGCAGGGCATCTGGCTGCCGCTGCACGGCTACGACTACGCCGCCACGCCCCTGTGGGCCGGCATCTTCATGCTGCCGCTCACCGCCGGATTCCTCGCCGCGGGACCCGTCTCCGGGTACCTGTCCGACCGGATCGGCTCCCGGGGCCTGGCCACCGGCGGCGCGCTGCTCTTCGGCGCCAGCTTCCTCGGCCTGATGCTGCTGCCGATCGACTTCAGCTACTGGGTCTTCGCGGTGCTCATCGCGCTCAACGGGATCGCCAGCGGGATGTTCGCCTCCCCCAACTCCTCCTCGATCATGGGCAGCGTCCCCGCCCACCTGCGCGGGGTCGCCTCCGGCATGCGCGCCACCTTCCAGAACTCCGGCACCGCGGTGTCGATCGGGGTGTTCTTCTCGCTCATGATCGCCGGGCTGGCCGGCAGCCTCCCGCACATCCTCACCAGCGGACTCCAGCAGCAGGGCGTGCCGGCCCAGGTCGCCGGCCAGGTCGGCGGCCTGCCCCCGGTCTCGTCCCTGTTCGCCGCGCAGCTGGGCGTCAACCCGGTCCAGCACCTGCTCCAGCCCAGCGGCGTACTGGCCCGGCTGACGGCGGAGCAGCGGCAGGCGCTGACCGGACGCGAGTTCTTCCCGAACCTGATCTCCGGGCCGTTCCACTCCGGCCTGGTCGTCGTGTTCGCCTTCGGCGCCGTCCTCGCCGTTCTGGCCGCCATCGCCTCCGCGCTGCGCGGCAGCGGTTCCGCTCCGCGGCGGCGCGAGGACAGCGCCGGCTGA
- a CDS encoding NUDIX hydrolase, which yields MLRYDNEEVGVHWAMPGGGMDPGETPRRAGAGDTAAGSPWRSSTRRW from the coding sequence ATGCTCCGGTACGACAACGAGGAGGTCGGCGTCCACTGGGCGATGCCCGGCGGGGGCATGGACCCGGGGGAGACGCCGCGACGCGCTGGCGCCGGCGATACCGCGGCAGGTTCTCCGTGGAGATCGTCCACTCGCCGGTGGTGA
- a CDS encoding ABC transporter ATP-binding protein, whose product MSNVDAGLPSAPAPVLDVRDLHFTIRKRPLFNGLRLSVSPGESVAITGPSGSGKSTLLSSVLGLVRPDSGSILVAGSDVTKLRRARLAKLRSETIGAVFQFGELLPELSPLDNVALAALLSRSDRRGGFERAQRLLDELDVPRATTTQELSGGEHQRTAVARALINSPTLLLADEPTGALDPDTAERTAELLFDLPRRHRCGLLLVTHDRHVAAKADRVLHLEGAALVPAGGRAAVA is encoded by the coding sequence ATGAGCAATGTCGACGCCGGGCTCCCGTCCGCACCCGCACCCGTACTGGATGTGCGGGACCTTCACTTCACCATCCGGAAGCGCCCGCTCTTCAACGGCCTGCGTCTCAGCGTCAGCCCGGGTGAATCGGTGGCGATCACCGGGCCGAGCGGCTCGGGCAAAAGCACCTTGCTGTCATCGGTCCTCGGACTGGTCAGGCCCGACAGCGGCAGCATCCTCGTAGCGGGCAGCGACGTCACGAAGCTCCGGCGAGCGCGACTGGCGAAGCTGCGGAGTGAGACCATCGGCGCCGTCTTCCAGTTCGGCGAGCTGCTCCCCGAGCTGAGCCCCCTGGACAATGTGGCCCTGGCGGCGCTGCTGTCGCGGTCCGATCGCAGGGGAGGTTTCGAGCGGGCGCAGCGCCTTCTCGACGAACTGGATGTCCCACGGGCGACCACGACACAGGAACTCTCCGGCGGCGAGCATCAGCGCACCGCCGTGGCGCGCGCGCTCATCAACTCACCCACGCTGCTCCTGGCCGACGAGCCCACCGGCGCCCTGGACCCGGATACGGCGGAGCGCACCGCGGAGCTGCTCTTCGACCTTCCCCGACGGCACCGTTGCGGACTGCTGCTCGTCACGCACGACCGGCACGTGGCAGCGAAGGCCGACAGGGTCCTGCATCTGGAGGGGGCCGCGCTGGTCCCCGCCGGCGGGCGGGCGGCGGTGGCATGA
- a CDS encoding GDSL-type esterase/lipase family protein: MSRETPLARPALRASRLLLALLLLAVGAVVALGGARSASAAPNSAPAAAPAPAATAPVRIMPLGDSITGSPGCWRALLWNQLQNAGYTNIDFVGTLPPQGCGVAYDGDNEGHGGILATNIASQNQLPAWLSATSPDIVLMHLGTNDVWSNIAPAQILAAFTKMVGQMRTSNPAMKVLVAQILPMNPPTCAECAQRVIDFNQQIPAWAQSVSTAQSPVTVVDQWTGFNDATDTGDGVHPNDAGIAKMAARWYPPLAALLTPGSGGTSSGTSTGTSAGTSTGTSAGTSAGTSTGTSTGTSTGTSTGTSTGTSAGGTGGTGGTPACTAAVTITNSWQGGYQASVTVTAAATALTSWTATLSGTVVTQAWNGTVTTNPNGTATVHSAAWNGALAPGASTTFGFLASSAPTPPPTVTCATP; encoded by the coding sequence ATGTCCCGCGAAACACCCCTCGCCCGTCCCGCACTGCGGGCGTCGAGATTACTGCTCGCCCTGCTGCTGCTGGCGGTCGGCGCCGTCGTGGCCCTAGGCGGCGCGCGATCCGCGTCGGCGGCGCCGAATTCGGCTCCCGCCGCGGCTCCAGCCCCGGCCGCGACCGCCCCCGTACGCATCATGCCGCTCGGCGACTCGATCACCGGCTCGCCCGGCTGCTGGCGGGCCCTGCTCTGGAACCAGCTCCAGAACGCGGGCTATACGAACATCGACTTCGTGGGCACCCTCCCGCCGCAGGGCTGCGGGGTCGCGTACGACGGCGACAACGAGGGCCACGGCGGCATCCTGGCCACCAACATCGCCAGCCAGAACCAGCTGCCCGCCTGGCTGTCGGCGACGTCGCCCGACATCGTGCTGATGCACCTCGGTACGAACGACGTCTGGAGCAACATCGCCCCGGCCCAGATCCTGGCCGCCTTCACGAAGATGGTCGGCCAGATGCGGACGAGCAACCCGGCCATGAAGGTGCTGGTCGCCCAGATCCTGCCGATGAACCCGCCGACCTGCGCGGAGTGCGCGCAGCGCGTGATCGACTTCAACCAGCAGATCCCTGCCTGGGCGCAGTCCGTGAGCACGGCCCAGTCCCCGGTCACCGTGGTCGACCAGTGGACGGGCTTCAACGACGCGACGGACACGGGTGACGGGGTGCACCCGAATGACGCGGGCATCGCGAAGATGGCCGCCCGCTGGTACCCGCCCCTGGCAGCCCTCCTGACCCCGGGTTCGGGCGGTACGTCGTCGGGCACGTCAACCGGTACGTCGGCGGGTACGTCAACCGGTACGTCGGCGGGTACGTCGGCGGGTACGTCCACCGGTACTTCGACCGGCACGTCCACCGGTACGTCGACCGGCACGTCAACCGGCACGTCCGCCGGAGGCACGGGCGGAACCGGCGGCACCCCGGCCTGCACCGCGGCCGTGACCATCACCAATTCCTGGCAGGGCGGCTACCAGGCGTCGGTCACCGTCACGGCGGCGGCAACGGCACTGACGAGCTGGACGGCCACCCTCAGCGGCACCGTCGTCACCCAGGCCTGGAACGGCACCGTGACGACCAACCCCAACGGCACCGCCACCGTCCACAGCGCGGCCTGGAACGGCGCACTGGCGCCCGGAGCGTCCACCACCTTCGGCTTCCTCGCCTCCAGCGCCCCGACCCCGCCCCCGACCGTCACCTGCGCCACGCCCTGA
- a CDS encoding ABC transporter permease, with translation MGTLVFAHAAYHGKEVRSEARTPVRQSQEAGAGRSTVWLVGSDSLKDRRSFSVVYLQPHTANAPLPPGVDHWPRPGEAVLSPGLLEAGAHEGIADRYGKLAGTIGRQGLEDPGEWLAYIRPAADMKVERPIELVTGFGPTAGEPTEGLQPGSARDDDQPEWMFEALLIGLLLLPSLVLLFAGIRAGAHGRDRRSALTDALGAMRRDRALLAIGETARPTLLGAIASVPVIAAIMLNDVRIPYVGYTLASADLRQYARAALLAPPAALAIALGSAVVADQLSGRARGNRSRAMSRGLWQRRVAMLCPPAILLAARGPELAGENTQHRVWITWIGLALVVLTLPAAVAAAVAGLGRFLERKGRDRGWAGALIGGRRISSYPAATARLVTGVIVALIVFTQAIAWQGLFGTYNSQLERILGDADRSVSEIGPKGAVSEHDIGAFLQRLPAGDAPIVLTAPPDRNDGPITVQGGCPALESLHLPCPDTAVRVDRVLDRRMQQLISWDTTGGTYLKVERAGQAELARQSALTSQASTLVVIGTGGHSPSAPALKELSYRTFPRGAQVRFPGEEWLTTSIPDRDQGRWVRLCGVVGIGVLVLAIGVSAMAEFLRHGRALAPLTVLTGGNRVFSSSAAWAVTAPLAIAGLVGAAVGSWLARPVSRPGSTAFMPADVMASTLAVVLALSAALGLWAAGIAWKQARDWQA, from the coding sequence ATGGGCACTCTCGTCTTCGCGCACGCCGCCTACCACGGCAAGGAGGTACGGAGCGAGGCAAGGACTCCGGTCCGGCAGTCCCAGGAGGCCGGCGCCGGGAGATCCACCGTGTGGCTTGTCGGCTCGGATTCCCTGAAGGACCGGCGGAGTTTCAGCGTCGTGTACCTCCAACCGCACACGGCGAATGCCCCGCTCCCTCCCGGAGTGGACCACTGGCCGCGACCGGGCGAAGCCGTACTCTCCCCGGGGCTGCTGGAGGCCGGCGCACACGAGGGAATCGCCGACCGCTACGGAAAGCTCGCCGGGACCATCGGACGGCAAGGACTCGAAGACCCGGGTGAGTGGCTCGCCTACATCCGCCCGGCGGCGGACATGAAGGTCGAGCGCCCGATTGAGCTGGTGACCGGCTTCGGTCCCACCGCGGGCGAGCCCACGGAAGGCCTCCAGCCCGGTTCGGCACGCGACGACGACCAGCCGGAGTGGATGTTCGAGGCTCTGCTCATCGGCCTGCTGCTCCTTCCGAGCCTCGTGCTGCTGTTCGCCGGCATCCGTGCCGGAGCCCACGGCCGTGATCGCAGAAGCGCGCTGACGGACGCACTGGGAGCCATGCGGCGCGACCGTGCGCTGCTCGCCATCGGGGAGACAGCGCGGCCGACGCTTCTCGGCGCCATCGCGTCGGTCCCGGTCATCGCCGCGATCATGCTCAACGACGTCAGAATTCCCTACGTCGGCTACACGCTCGCGTCCGCGGACTTGCGCCAGTACGCCAGAGCCGCCCTCCTCGCCCCACCTGCCGCACTGGCCATCGCACTCGGCTCGGCGGTCGTCGCGGACCAGCTGTCGGGCCGGGCGCGGGGGAACAGATCCCGCGCGATGAGCCGAGGGCTGTGGCAGCGCCGCGTCGCGATGCTGTGTCCGCCGGCGATCCTGCTCGCCGCACGCGGGCCGGAACTGGCCGGTGAGAATACGCAGCACCGGGTGTGGATCACCTGGATCGGGCTCGCGCTTGTCGTGCTCACCCTGCCCGCGGCCGTCGCCGCCGCTGTCGCCGGGCTGGGGCGGTTCCTGGAGCGGAAGGGCCGGGACCGAGGGTGGGCCGGGGCTCTGATCGGGGGCCGCCGGATCAGCTCCTATCCGGCGGCCACAGCCCGCCTGGTCACGGGCGTCATCGTCGCGCTCATCGTTTTCACCCAGGCCATCGCCTGGCAGGGGCTCTTTGGAACGTACAACTCGCAGTTGGAGAGGATCCTCGGCGACGCGGACAGGAGCGTTTCCGAAATCGGCCCCAAGGGAGCGGTGTCAGAACACGACATCGGGGCCTTTCTCCAGCGTCTGCCGGCGGGAGACGCGCCGATCGTCCTGACCGCGCCCCCCGATCGGAATGACGGCCCGATCACCGTGCAGGGCGGCTGTCCCGCGCTGGAGAGTCTCCATCTGCCGTGCCCGGATACCGCGGTTCGCGTCGACCGGGTACTGGACCGCCGTATGCAGCAGCTGATCAGCTGGGACACGACGGGGGGTACGTATCTGAAGGTCGAGCGCGCCGGCCAGGCCGAACTCGCGCGGCAATCGGCGCTCACCAGCCAGGCCAGCACCCTGGTGGTGATAGGAACCGGCGGCCACAGTCCCTCTGCTCCCGCGCTCAAGGAACTCTCCTACCGGACCTTCCCCCGCGGCGCTCAGGTCCGCTTCCCCGGCGAGGAATGGCTGACCACCAGCATCCCCGACCGCGACCAGGGCCGATGGGTGCGCTTGTGCGGTGTGGTGGGCATCGGAGTCCTGGTGCTGGCCATCGGTGTGAGCGCGATGGCCGAGTTCCTGCGACATGGCCGTGCGCTGGCTCCCTTGACGGTTCTGACCGGCGGGAACCGCGTTTTCAGCAGCAGCGCCGCCTGGGCGGTCACCGCACCGCTCGCCATCGCCGGCCTCGTGGGCGCGGCGGTCGGCTCCTGGCTGGCCAGACCGGTGTCGAGACCGGGAAGCACCGCGTTCATGCCCGCGGATGTGATGGCGTCGACTCTTGCCGTGGTCCTGGCCCTGTCCGCCGCGCTGGGTCTGTGGGCGGCCGGTATCGCCTGGAAGCAGGCCCGCGACTGGCAGGCGTGA
- a CDS encoding GNAT family N-acetyltransferase: MISLREVRDTDLPVFWDHLSDPAAQHMAAVTRGYHYDRSRFDTHWARIMADPDILMRTVLADDEVVGHVAMYGPPDEREVTYWIARAHWGRGIATAALTSLIGLVTTRPLYAHAVADNAGSIRVLRKCGFEITAHDKVFAEARATEIPEVLLTLA; encoded by the coding sequence ATGATCTCCCTGCGTGAAGTGCGTGACACCGACCTGCCGGTCTTCTGGGACCACCTGTCGGACCCGGCGGCGCAGCACATGGCCGCCGTCACCAGGGGCTACCACTACGACCGGAGCCGGTTCGACACCCACTGGGCCCGGATCATGGCCGACCCCGACATCCTGATGCGTACGGTGCTCGCCGACGACGAGGTGGTCGGCCATGTCGCGATGTACGGGCCGCCGGACGAACGCGAGGTCACGTACTGGATAGCCAGGGCGCACTGGGGCCGCGGCATCGCCACGGCGGCCCTCACCTCGCTGATCGGCCTCGTCACCACCCGCCCGCTGTACGCCCACGCGGTGGCCGACAACGCGGGCTCGATCCGCGTCCTGCGGAAGTGCGGCTTCGAGATCACCGCCCACGACAAGGTCTTCGCCGAGGCCCGCGCGACCGAGATCCCCGAGGTGCTCCTCACCCTGGCGTGA